The segment GGTAAGTTCAATGGCATTGCGGGTTGCAAAATAGTTTGCAGCTGATATAAAGGCTATGAGGATGGCCGCTATATCTGCAGTGAATCGAAATACATAGAGAGACTTGCGATGAATATGCATAAGAAAACTACAGAATTCAATTTAAGCTAAATCATCGAGACTCAAAACTCAATGCCATGTCTTTGTAGAATCTGAAAAAGATTATACAGCTATTGCAATGGTAATGTAGAAAAAAAAAATATGAAATGGAATCTATTTTATTGGATATGATTCATATACCAACTTATTGTCTTTCGTAATCCCTCTTCCAAAGTAGTTTTTGCCTTCCATCCCAATGAATTTAATTTTGAAACATCCATCAATTTTCTTGGCGTACCATCCAGCTTGGTGGTATCAAAAATCAATTTTCCTCCGTATCCTATCAACTTCTTAATTAATTCAGCCAGATTTTTGATTGAAATTTCTTCTCCGACGCCTATATTGATAAATTCATTCCCAGAGTAACTGTTCATCAGAAAAACACAAGCGTCAGCCATGTCATCAACATAGAGAAACTCCCGCAAAGGCACACCGGAACCCCATATAATCACAGAAGGCTCATCTTTGGTTTTAGCTTCTATGAATTTACGAATAAGAGCCGGTAATACGTGTGCATTCTGCAAATCAAAATTATCATTCTCGCCGTATAAATTTGTCGGCATCACGGATATGTAGTTAGTCCCGTATTGACGATTGTATGACTCACATAATTTGATACCGGCTATCTTAGCAATCGCATAAGGCTCGTTTGTCGGCTCCAAGGTACCGGTAAGTAAGTAGGACTCTTTAAGAGGTTGAGGCGCTAATCTCGGGTAAATACAAGAGCTCCCCAGAAACATTAGTTTTTTGACTGATGTGATATAGGATGACTCGATTATATTGTTCTGGATCTTAAGATTCTTGATCAAAAAATCGGCGCGATACGTGTTGTTGGCGTGGATTCCGCCGACCTTCGCCGCGGCCATAAAAAC is part of the bacterium genome and harbors:
- a CDS encoding GDP-L-fucose synthase, producing MEKNSKIFVAGHRGLVGSALVRRLEADGYINLVTRSHAELDLEKQDAVSKFFEDEHPEFVFMAAAKVGGIHANNTYRADFLIKNLKIQNNIIESSYITSVKKLMFLGSSCIYPRLAPQPLKESYLLTGTLEPTNEPYAIAKIAGIKLCESYNRQYGTNYISVMPTNLYGENDNFDLQNAHVLPALIRKFIEAKTKDEPSVIIWGSGVPLREFLYVDDMADACVFLMNSYSGNEFINIGVGEEISIKNLAELIKKLIGYGGKLIFDTTKLDGTPRKLMDVSKLNSLGWKAKTTLEEGLRKTISWYMNHIQ